In Gimesia benthica, a single window of DNA contains:
- a CDS encoding DUF58 domain-containing protein, translated as MPNAEQYLKPEVIQTVARLDLRAKFIVEGFLSGLHASPYHGFSVEFSEHRRYTQGDDPRDIDWQVYAKTDRYYIKKYQAETNLTGYLVIDLSESMAYTYRQQLSKFDYGICLAASLAYMMIHQQDPVGLITFGDKIRNFLPPRSRRGQLGNILAMLANSQPVGTTEVSQNLQQIASMIKHRSLLMIFSDLLTDQKGVLDSLQRLRYAGHDVILFHILDEAEVYFPFEGMVDLQEPEQGESMVLDAEGMKADYLEAVQEMRETYREKLFAMGVDYVPLDTSMPFDKALIEYLSQRKARF; from the coding sequence ATGCCGAATGCAGAACAATACCTCAAACCGGAAGTCATCCAGACCGTGGCCCGGCTCGATCTGCGGGCCAAGTTCATCGTGGAAGGTTTTCTGAGCGGCCTGCATGCCAGCCCCTATCACGGTTTCAGTGTCGAATTCAGCGAACACCGACGCTACACCCAGGGGGATGACCCGCGCGACATTGACTGGCAGGTCTACGCCAAAACCGATCGCTACTACATCAAAAAGTACCAGGCAGAAACCAATCTGACCGGCTACCTGGTGATCGATCTTTCTGAAAGTATGGCTTATACCTATCGCCAGCAGCTCTCCAAATTTGATTACGGGATCTGTCTGGCCGCATCGCTGGCGTACATGATGATCCACCAGCAGGATCCGGTCGGCCTGATCACCTTTGGTGACAAGATCCGGAATTTCCTGCCTCCCCGCAGCAGACGGGGACAGCTGGGGAATATTCTGGCGATGCTCGCCAACTCCCAACCTGTTGGGACGACGGAGGTTTCACAAAACCTGCAGCAGATCGCTTCGATGATCAAACACCGCAGTCTGCTGATGATTTTCTCGGATCTGCTGACCGATCAAAAGGGTGTGCTCGACAGTCTGCAGCGTCTCCGTTACGCCGGGCACGATGTCATCCTGTTCCACATTCTCGACGAAGCAGAGGTCTACTTCCCTTTCGAAGGGATGGTCGATCTCCAGGAACCGGAACAGGGCGAGTCCATGGTTCTGGATGCGGAGGGCATGAAAGCCGACTATCTGGAGGCGGTTCAGGAAATGCGGGAGACCTATCGCGAGAAACTGTTCGCGATGGGCGTCGATTACGTTCCCCTGGATACCAGCATGCCGTTTGACAAAGCGCTGATTGAGTATCTTTCCCAGCGAAAAGCCCGTTTTTAA